One genomic region from Spirulina subsalsa PCC 9445 encodes:
- the rplB gene encoding 50S ribosomal protein L2, producing MGIRSYRPMTPGTRQASVSDFADITKSTPEKSLTQYKHRKKGRNNRGVITSRRRGGGHKRLYRLIDFRRDKHNIPARVAAIEYDPNRSARIALLYYQDGEKRYIICPDKLQVGSTVVSGPTAPYENGNALPLSNIPLGTDVHNIELYPGRGGQMVRAAGGSAQVVAKEGDYVTLRLPSKEVRMVRKECYATIGKVGNADARNLSLGKAGRSRHLGRRPEVRGSAMNPVDHPHGGGEGRAPIGRPGPVTPWGKPALGRKTRKRNKPSDRLIVRRRSSR from the coding sequence ATGGGTATTCGTTCTTATCGACCAATGACTCCTGGGACTCGGCAAGCCAGTGTTTCTGACTTTGCGGACATCACCAAGAGTACACCAGAAAAATCCCTCACCCAGTATAAGCACCGCAAAAAAGGTCGCAATAACCGGGGGGTAATTACTAGCCGCCGTCGGGGGGGTGGACACAAACGCCTCTACCGTTTAATTGATTTTCGGCGGGATAAACACAACATTCCGGCACGAGTGGCGGCGATTGAGTATGATCCCAACCGCAGCGCTCGTATTGCTTTGCTCTACTATCAAGATGGAGAAAAGCGTTATATTATCTGTCCCGACAAATTGCAGGTAGGCAGTACCGTTGTTTCGGGTCCCACGGCTCCCTATGAAAATGGCAACGCCTTGCCCTTGAGTAACATTCCCTTGGGGACGGATGTTCACAATATCGAGTTATACCCCGGTCGGGGTGGGCAAATGGTACGAGCCGCTGGGGGTTCAGCCCAAGTAGTCGCCAAAGAAGGGGATTACGTGACCCTGCGCTTACCCTCCAAAGAGGTGCGCATGGTGCGGAAAGAATGCTACGCCACCATTGGGAAAGTGGGGAACGCCGATGCTCGTAACTTGAGTTTAGGGAAAGCCGGACGCTCCCGCCACTTGGGCCGGAGGCCCGAAGTCCGAGGCAGTGCGATGAACCCGGTGGATCACCCCCATGGTGGTGGTGAAGGCCGCGCTCCCATTGGTCGTCCCGGTCCGGTCACGCCTTGGGGTAAACCCGCCTTGGGTCGTAAAACTCGTAAACGCAATAAACCGAGCGATCGCCTGATCGTCCGGCGACGTAGCTCAAGGTAG
- the rplC gene encoding 50S ribosomal protein L3 — translation MSFGILGTKLGMTQIFDQETGKAIPVTVIQAGPCTVTQIKTPETDGYTAVQVGYEEVRPKALTKPELGHLEKSGAGPLRHLTEYRVSDSNTFELGQAIKADIFSPGQLIDVHGTSIGRGFAGYQKRHNFRRGPMSHGSKNHREPGSTGPGTTPGRIFPGKRMAGRYGGTKVTIRKLEVVRVDAERNLLLVKGSVPGKPGALVSITPANIVGQ, via the coding sequence GTGTCTTTCGGTATCCTCGGTACCAAACTGGGCATGACTCAAATTTTTGACCAAGAAACCGGAAAAGCCATTCCGGTCACAGTCATTCAAGCGGGTCCATGCACCGTTACTCAAATTAAAACACCAGAAACCGATGGCTACACCGCCGTTCAGGTCGGCTATGAAGAAGTTCGACCCAAAGCGCTGACTAAGCCAGAACTCGGTCACTTAGAAAAATCTGGAGCCGGGCCTCTGCGTCATCTCACAGAGTACCGCGTCTCAGATTCCAATACATTTGAGCTAGGGCAAGCCATCAAGGCGGATATTTTCAGCCCCGGTCAACTGATTGATGTTCATGGAACAAGCATCGGTCGCGGTTTTGCCGGTTATCAAAAGCGGCATAACTTCCGACGCGGCCCCATGTCTCACGGGTCTAAAAACCACCGAGAACCCGGTTCTACCGGTCCCGGCACGACCCCCGGTCGTATTTTCCCCGGTAAACGCATGGCCGGACGCTATGGCGGAACCAAAGTGACCATCCGCAAGCTAGAAGTCGTGCGAGTGGACGCAGAACGCAACCTGTTACTGGTGAAAGGCTCTGTCCCCGGCAAACCCGGCGCATTGGTCAGCATCACGCCCGCCAATATTGTCGGTCAGTAA
- a CDS encoding 50S ribosomal protein L23, translating into MTEYNPRDLADLIIKPIVTEKATMLLEQNKYVFDVVLKATKPEIKAAIESLFNVKVTKVNTARPPRKKKRVGRFVGYKPQYKRAIVTLAEGDSIVLFPDV; encoded by the coding sequence GTGACTGAGTACAATCCCCGTGATTTAGCCGATCTCATCATCAAGCCGATTGTGACGGAAAAAGCAACTATGTTGCTTGAACAGAACAAATACGTCTTTGATGTGGTTCTCAAAGCCACTAAGCCCGAGATTAAAGCGGCTATTGAGAGTTTATTTAATGTCAAAGTGACCAAAGTGAACACGGCGCGCCCCCCGCGTAAGAAAAAACGGGTCGGGCGGTTTGTGGGCTATAAACCCCAATACAAACGCGCCATCGTCACCTTAGCCGAAGGGGATTCCATTGTTCTCTTCCCAGATGTTTAG
- a CDS encoding VWA domain-containing protein — protein sequence MLEARDYTLIIDKSGSMSQIDPRVGKSHWEIMQESTLALAVQCEMFDPDGITVYVFSGRFRRYDHVTSDRVARIFQENIPTGHTGLCNALEDALHSYFERKALGQSKPNGEAFLVVTDGNIKDRRRLVRLIVDASQRIERHDELGISFIQVGHNGEATRFLKVLDDQLQGAGARFDIVDTLTIDQMGEMTLTEVLIDAILD from the coding sequence ATGCTAGAAGCCCGTGACTACACCCTGATTATTGATAAAAGTGGCAGTATGTCACAAATTGACCCGCGAGTGGGCAAAAGTCACTGGGAAATCATGCAGGAGTCTACCCTAGCTTTAGCCGTGCAGTGCGAGATGTTTGACCCGGATGGCATTACGGTTTATGTATTTTCTGGGCGTTTTCGGCGTTATGATCATGTCACCTCAGACCGGGTGGCGCGCATCTTTCAAGAAAACATCCCCACAGGTCACACGGGGCTTTGTAATGCCCTAGAAGATGCCCTACATAGTTATTTTGAACGGAAGGCGTTAGGGCAGTCTAAGCCTAATGGGGAGGCGTTTTTAGTGGTAACGGATGGCAATATTAAAGACCGCAGGCGTTTAGTGCGTTTAATTGTAGACGCTTCACAACGGATTGAGCGCCATGATGAGTTAGGGATTTCTTTTATTCAAGTGGGTCATAATGGGGAAGCGACCCGTTTTTTAAAGGTATTGGATGATCAGTTACAAGGGGCGGGGGCGCGGTTTGATATTGTGGACACTTTGACCATTGACCAGATGGGGGAGATGACGTTAACAGAGGTTTTGATTGATGCCATTCTGGATTGA
- a CDS encoding salt stress protein, Slr1339 family → MSSLDDALAEFEAKYQQKATPQPNEILAEGKQPQMSEQQGEIDSFLTDLQNQFARPPQSLPISRPKPPVSRATDGFLQELQARFSQVSQGEEPTVEPDFEQFLEKWQQPKSEPDVARQLQEKERLLRLEREQEWRRQQQEKVLKRQAEMWLKQLDPHSDEGLWFEEFAYHYPSKLAAAMDYLNALCQES, encoded by the coding sequence ATGAGTTCTTTAGACGATGCCTTAGCGGAATTTGAGGCAAAATATCAACAAAAAGCAACACCTCAACCCAATGAGATTCTAGCCGAGGGGAAACAACCGCAAATGTCAGAGCAACAAGGGGAAATTGACAGCTTTTTAACCGACCTCCAGAATCAGTTTGCTCGTCCGCCCCAATCCCTCCCTATCTCTCGACCCAAACCGCCAGTTTCTCGGGCAACCGATGGCTTTTTGCAGGAGTTGCAAGCTAGGTTTTCCCAGGTCAGTCAAGGTGAAGAGCCTACCGTTGAACCAGATTTTGAGCAATTTCTAGAGAAGTGGCAACAACCAAAATCTGAGCCAGATGTAGCGCGGCAACTCCAAGAAAAGGAGAGGTTGCTTAGACTTGAACGGGAGCAAGAATGGCGACGACAACAACAAGAAAAGGTCTTAAAACGTCAGGCCGAAATGTGGTTGAAACAGTTAGATCCACATTCTGATGAGGGATTATGGTTTGAAGAGTTTGCCTATCATTATCCTTCTAAGTTAGCGGCCGCAATGGACTATTTAAACGCATTGTGTCAGGAATCCTAA
- the rplD gene encoding 50S ribosomal protein L4: MVTCVVKNWEGEAVGEATLELKVAKEENAAHIVHRALVRQLANARQGTASTKTRAEVRGGGRKPWRQKGTGRARAGSIRSPLWRGGGVIFGPKPRDYSQKMNRKERRLALRTALTSRAEDIIVVEEFAEQFARPKTKDLVTALNRWGANLDRKVLLILNEKVEGVYLSGRNIANLRMIMANQLNVYDLLNADRIVTTPSALAMIQEVYSD; encoded by the coding sequence ATGGTTACTTGTGTAGTAAAAAACTGGGAAGGGGAAGCGGTTGGCGAAGCCACCCTAGAACTGAAGGTTGCTAAAGAAGAAAACGCAGCCCATATTGTTCACCGCGCCCTAGTGCGTCAACTCGCCAACGCCCGACAAGGCACCGCCTCCACCAAAACCCGCGCCGAAGTGCGTGGGGGGGGACGCAAACCTTGGCGGCAAAAAGGCACCGGACGCGCCAGAGCCGGCTCCATTCGTTCTCCCCTGTGGCGGGGAGGCGGGGTCATTTTTGGACCCAAACCCAGAGACTATAGCCAAAAAATGAACCGCAAAGAGCGGCGGCTGGCCTTGAGAACCGCACTCACCAGTCGGGCAGAGGACATCATTGTAGTGGAAGAATTTGCCGAACAATTTGCGCGCCCCAAAACCAAGGATTTAGTCACCGCTTTAAACCGTTGGGGTGCAAACCTTGACCGAAAAGTGCTGCTCATCCTTAACGAAAAAGTGGAGGGGGTTTATTTATCCGGTCGGAATATCGCCAATCTGAGAATGATTATGGCAAATCAGTTAAACGTTTACGACTTACTGAACGCCGACCGTATTGTTACCACACCTTCAGCACTGGCAATGATTCAGGAGGTCTACAGTGACTGA
- a CDS encoding NAD(P)H-quinone oxidoreductase subunit N, with protein MPLLTTGKPFIRDLEKYGALGVYAPLEGGFEGRYQRRLRATGYYSLHLTARGLGDVAAYLTGVHGVRPPHLGKKNIAQSAAVGPVYYVPAIALSQLETLPSTAKGLVLWIIEGMILSNQEIEYLVNLPKQEPRLKVVLELGGERYFRWQPLQDVIRAA; from the coding sequence ATGCCGCTACTGACGACGGGGAAGCCCTTTATTCGAGATTTAGAAAAGTATGGTGCTTTAGGGGTGTATGCGCCCTTAGAAGGGGGTTTTGAGGGTCGCTATCAACGACGTTTACGGGCTACGGGGTATTATTCCCTGCACTTGACAGCCCGGGGGTTAGGGGATGTGGCGGCTTATTTGACGGGGGTGCATGGGGTGCGGCCTCCTCATTTGGGCAAGAAGAATATCGCCCAGAGTGCAGCAGTCGGGCCGGTGTATTATGTTCCGGCGATCGCACTTTCCCAATTAGAAACCCTACCCTCCACCGCCAAAGGCCTAGTCTTGTGGATTATTGAGGGCATGATTCTGTCCAATCAAGAAATTGAATATTTAGTGAATCTGCCCAAACAAGAACCCAGACTAAAAGTTGTTTTAGAATTGGGAGGAGAGCGTTATTTCCGGTGGCAACCCCTACAGGATGTCATCCGCGCTGCCTAA